The Leptospira paudalimensis region GTGGTATCAAGGATATCAAAATTTATGGACGAGAGGATGAATTCCTAAGTCGTTACCGAAAAGAAAGTGATGGTGCTGCAAGAGTAGTGAAACAGTATACAACTTTGGTTGCCTTCCCTAGATTATGGTTAGAGTATTTTTCCATTTTAGGCTTTGTGCTTCTGATTTTAACATCCCTTAGCCAAGGGAAAACATTGAGTGAAGCTGCAACCTTGGTTGCTCTGTTCGGAGCAGCTGCATTTCGAGTGATGCCTTCGATTAATCGGATGTTAGTGATCATGCAGAATATCAAATTTTCACTTCCGACAATCGATTTGATATACCAAGAATGTAAATTAATAGACTCTCCGAAAGAAAAAAGAGAACAAAGTGTTCGTGAGGCTCTTTTAGAATTTCACTCCTTAACATTAGAAAATTTACAATTTAGTTATTCATCGATTCCTGTGATTAAAAATATTTCATTGGAAATTGAATCTGGTACTACCATAGGATTTATCGGAGAAAGTGGTGCAGGTAAAAGTACCCTCTTGGATTTGATTTTGGGTTTAATCACACCTGATTCTGGTGATATAAAAGTAAATGGTAATTCGATTTTGAAAGATCCGAATTCTTGGCAAAGGATAATCGGGTATGTCTCCCAGAACATATACCTAACTGATGATACTTTGAAAAACAATATCGCTTTTGGAATACCAGATAACCAAATTGATAACAATCGAGTGAATGAGTCCATTCAACTCGCTCAATTAGAAAGTTTTGTGAACAAATCCGAATTTGGGATCGAAACAATTGTGGGAGAAAGGGGTGTTAAGTTATCAGGGGGCCAAAAACAAAGAATTGGAATTGCTCGCGCTTTGTATCATAACCCATCTGTTTTAATTTTAGATGAAGCCACTAGTTCCTTAGATTTAAACACTGAGAGTGAAGTGATGGATGCAATCAATGCATTACATGGTCAAAAAACAATTTTGATCATTGCTCACCGTCTGAGTACCCTTCAAAGTTGTGACAAAATTTTTAGAATCGAAAACGGTATGATTTTTCAAGATCACTCCATACATGAACAAAGGAAGAAAATATGATTCCATACGGTAGACAGGATATATCACAAGCTGATATCGATCGAGTTGTTGAAGTATTAAAAGGTGATTTTTTAACACAAGGACCGATGGTTCCAAAATTCGAAGCAGCTGTTGCCGCTGGTTCACAAGTGAATCATGCTGTGGCGGTAAATAGTGCAACTTCAGCTTTACATATCGCTTGTTTGGCTCTTGGTGTTGGACCTGGAGATTATGTTTGGACAAGTCCTAATAGTTTTGTTGCTAGTTCAAACTGCGCTTTGTATTGCGGAGCAAAAGTAGATTTTGTTGATATTGATAAAGATACCTATAATCTTTCAGTCGAGGCTTTAGAGTTAAAACTCATCCAAGCTGAAAAACAAGGTACTTTACCAAAGGTTGTGATTCCAGTTCACTTTGCGGGCCAAGCTCCGGAGATGGATAAAATTCACAATTTATCCAAAAAGTATGGTTTTAAAATCATTGAGGATGCTTCACACGCAATCGGTGCATCCTATAAAGGTAAACCTGTCGGAAATTGTGAGTATAGCGATATCACAATCTTTAGCTTTCACCCCGTAAAGATCATCACAACGGGTGAAGGTGGAATGGCACTTACAAATGATGAGAAGATTTATGCATCACTTTATAGACTTCGTAGTCATGGAATCACGCGTGATGTAAACCAGATGGTGAATTTACCACATGGCCCATGGTATTATGAACAAATTGAACTTGGATTTAATTATAGAATGACTGATATCCAAGCTGCACTTGGTTATAGTCAATACCAAAGGTTAAATGAATTTGTGAGCAAACGTCATCAAATTGCGAATACATACTTTGAACTTTTTAAAAATAAACCGGTCATTTTACCGAAACAAATGCCAGATTCATATTCTTCATTTCATTTATTTGTTCTTCAATTGAAACTAGAAGAATTGGAATCCTCTCAAACCCAAATTTTCGAGAGATTTCGAAACTCAGGCATTTTGGTAAACCTTCATTATATTCCTATTTATCGTCAGCCATACTATTCCAAGATGGGATTCAAAATTGAAGACTACCCAAACATGGAAGAGTATTATAGCCGTGCCTTGAGTATCCCAATGTATCCAGGGCTAACGAACGACCAATTAAAAGAAATTGTTTTAAGGCTTACGACACCCATAGGTCACCAGACACTTTTTTAAACATGAAACAACAGTTAACTTTAGGAACCGTTCAGTTTGGTCTAAACTATGGAGTTTCTAATTCGGTAGGGAAAGTAAACCCAAAAGAAGTAGAATCTATTTTAGATTTTGCTTATGAGAATGGAATCTCGGAGTTAGATACGGCAGTTGCTTATGGAGACAGTGAAATCATTTTAGGTAAACTAATCAACGCCAGATTTAAGGTATCCACCAAACTACCTAAACTGGATTTAGAAAATCATAAGAATGTCCGCGAATGGACCAAATCTCAAATTGAATCTTCTTTAGAAAGATTAAACCTAAGTCAAATCGAAACACTATTTTTACATGATGTATCAATATTATTTAGTCCGAATGCTATAGAAGTTTATGAAACCATTCAAGACTTTGTATCCAAAGGAATCATTCGTAAATTTGGTTTGAGTATTTATAGTCATCACGATTTGGAAAAAATTCCCAGTTATGTTGAATACAATCGAATCCAATGTCCTATCAATGTATTTGATCGTTCGTTAGAGTCGAGTGGATGGATGGATTCTTTACACTTGAAAGGAATTGAAATCCAAGCACGTTCCATTTTTTTACAAGGTATTCTCTTGATGAAAAAAGAGACTAGGCCCAAGTATTTTTCTAAGTGGTCGGGTTTGTTTGAAAAATGGGATAAGGCAATTGAGAAAAACCAGATATCTCCCGCACTCTTCTGTATTCTTTTTATAAAATCTCTGACAAAAGTATCGAATGTTGTTTTTGGTGTAGAATCAAAAAGCCAATTATCAGAAATCATCTCCCATTTTAATGAAACTCGAACATTACAATTTATGGATGAACTTTCTTCTTATGATGAAGACTTAATTTACCCATTCCGTTGGCAATTAAAATGAAAGTATTAGCGATCGTACAAGCGAGAATGGGTTCCACTAGATATCCTGGGAAGGTAATGGAACCCGTTGTAGGTTACCCCATGATTGATTTACTAGTCAATCGATTAAAAACCTCTCGGTTGATAAACCAAATAGTGGTCGCTACCTCTGTTGCTTCCGTAAATGATCCTTTTGTAAACCATCTACATGAGCTGAAGATTGATTGTTTCAGAGGAAGTGAAAATGATGTTTTAAACCGATTTTATTTAGCGGCAGAACAATACAAAGCGGATGTAGTTGTGAGGATCACGGGTGATTGTCCGCTGGTTGATGCGAACTTGGTAGACCAAGTAATCAATCTTTATTTACAAGGTGGGATAAACTATGCGTCCAATATCAATCCCCCAACTTACCCTGATGGTTTGGACATTGAAGTATTCTCATTTGATGCTTTAAAAGAGGCAAATGAGAAGGCAACAACGGACTTCGATCGGGAACATGTCACTCCTTACCTAAGAAGAGAAAAACAATTTCAAAGAAAAAACTTTGAGAACTCTGAAGACCATTCATCACTAAGGTGGACTGTGGATGAACCAG contains the following coding sequences:
- the pseC gene encoding UDP-4-amino-4,6-dideoxy-N-acetyl-beta-L-altrosamine transaminase, with the protein product MIPYGRQDISQADIDRVVEVLKGDFLTQGPMVPKFEAAVAAGSQVNHAVAVNSATSALHIACLALGVGPGDYVWTSPNSFVASSNCALYCGAKVDFVDIDKDTYNLSVEALELKLIQAEKQGTLPKVVIPVHFAGQAPEMDKIHNLSKKYGFKIIEDASHAIGASYKGKPVGNCEYSDITIFSFHPVKIITTGEGGMALTNDEKIYASLYRLRSHGITRDVNQMVNLPHGPWYYEQIELGFNYRMTDIQAALGYSQYQRLNEFVSKRHQIANTYFELFKNKPVILPKQMPDSYSSFHLFVLQLKLEELESSQTQIFERFRNSGILVNLHYIPIYRQPYYSKMGFKIEDYPNMEEYYSRALSIPMYPGLTNDQLKEIVLRLTTPIGHQTLF
- a CDS encoding ABC transporter ATP-binding protein, whose protein sequence is MFVLIFFSLLFESFGIGVIVPLVSVLTDSSQLRENPYFVNVISYLGNPPLETLAVYAMVLMVVLYTVRTIYLIYFTWEQASYAAEFQSKLSRTLFKKYLDQPYLFHVNRNSSELIRNTSTEVAALVSMVQQALSFFNEAITMVGISLFLVYVEPVGAFVVVGSLGLAAGITFVLARKKLLTLGLQRQNYEAERIRHFQQGLGGIKDIKIYGREDEFLSRYRKESDGAARVVKQYTTLVAFPRLWLEYFSILGFVLLILTSLSQGKTLSEAATLVALFGAAAFRVMPSINRMLVIMQNIKFSLPTIDLIYQECKLIDSPKEKREQSVREALLEFHSLTLENLQFSYSSIPVIKNISLEIESGTTIGFIGESGAGKSTLLDLILGLITPDSGDIKVNGNSILKDPNSWQRIIGYVSQNIYLTDDTLKNNIAFGIPDNQIDNNRVNESIQLAQLESFVNKSEFGIETIVGERGVKLSGGQKQRIGIARALYHNPSVLILDEATSSLDLNTESEVMDAINALHGQKTILIIAHRLSTLQSCDKIFRIENGMIFQDHSIHEQRKKI
- a CDS encoding aldo/keto reductase, with product MKQQLTLGTVQFGLNYGVSNSVGKVNPKEVESILDFAYENGISELDTAVAYGDSEIILGKLINARFKVSTKLPKLDLENHKNVREWTKSQIESSLERLNLSQIETLFLHDVSILFSPNAIEVYETIQDFVSKGIIRKFGLSIYSHHDLEKIPSYVEYNRIQCPINVFDRSLESSGWMDSLHLKGIEIQARSIFLQGILLMKKETRPKYFSKWSGLFEKWDKAIEKNQISPALFCILFIKSLTKVSNVVFGVESKSQLSEIISHFNETRTLQFMDELSSYDEDLIYPFRWQLK